A region of the Kaistia geumhonensis genome:
CATTCGGCACACATGTAGTTCCAGTTCTGCTGGCCGCGCGTCCAGTGCAGCGGATCGGACGCGGGGATGGGCTGGTCCTGGTAGAGGTGGAACCAGCGCTGGCCGCCCTCCGCTTTGGAGCGCGTATCCCATGCGAAGGGGAGGGCCTGCAGCCGGCCATCGGGGAACGTGACGAGATATTGCTGCAGCGGATAGACGCCGAAGGTGTGGCTGATCGCGAAGGCGTGCGGCGCCCCGTCCTTGCCATCGGTCTCGACCATGAACCGGTCGCCGTCGCGATAGAACCGCGCCTTGGCGCCGAGGTGCTCGGCCGTGACGCCGGAAAAGTCTCCGGCGACGGTCTCCGGCGTCGCGACCATCATCGCATGCGCGTGGTCGGAGCCCTTCCAGGCGTCGAACTCCGGCTGATGGCACGTCGCGCAGGCGCGCGAGCCCGTGAAGCCCGGCGGCGCGAAGGCCTGCAGCGCGCCGATCGTCGCGGCGTCGAGGCTATCGCCCTTCTGCTCGGCATGACCCGCCGCCGCGAGAATGAGGAAAAGACCGACGGCCAGCGCGGCAGACAGCGCAAAGACGCGGCTGGCGAAGCCGGCGCGCAGGATGGCGATGGCGCGGATGAAGCGGATGGTCGCCGTCCCCCGATGGCGTGAACCGATCGGGGGAGTCTAGAGCCTTTCAGCCCGGGGTGGAATCGGTTCTACCTCCGTCGCCCCCCTCTCTAGTTCCCTGCAAGGACGGAGAGGGCCGAACCGCGGCCCTCGTCGGCGTCGCCGCGAGTGGCCGGGCGCCCCCTCTCCCGCGAAGCGGGGGAGGGGCGGGGAGGGGGTCTTGCTGTCGAGCTGACCCTTGCAGCCGCCTACCAGGGCAGGCTGGTGGCGCCCATCAGGTCGCGGTCGATGGCGTGGGCGGCCTGACGGCCCTCGCGGATCGCCCAGACGACGAGCGACTGGCCGCGCCGCATGTCGCCGGCGGCATAGACCTTGTCGACCGAGGTGCGGTAGCGGTCCGTATCGGCCTGCACATTGCCGCGCCGGTCGAGCTCGGGGCCGAGCTCGGCGATCAGGCCCTGCTTCTTCGGGCCGGCGAAGCCGATCGCGAGGAAGACGAGGTCGGCGCGGATGATGAACTCCGTGCCCTCGATCGGACGGCGCTTCTCGTCGACGCGGGCGCATTCGACGCCGGTGACCTTGCCGTTCTTGCCGACGACCCGCAGCGTCGCGCAGGCGAATTCGCGCTCGGCGCCTTCGGCCTGCGAGGAGGAGGTGCGGAACTTGGTCGGCCAATAGGGCCAGACCGTCAGCTTCTCTTCGCGCAGCGGCGGCATCGGGCGGATGTCGAGCTGCGTCACGGCCAGCGCGCCCTGGCGGAACGAGGTGCCGACGCAGTCGGAGGCGGTATCGCCGCCGCCGACGACGACGACGCGGCGGCCGGTGGCGATGATCGGCTCCTCGGTGCCGACATCCTCGCGGCCGACGCGACGGTTCTGCTGCACGAGGAACGGCATCGCGTAGTGGACGCCCTCGAGCTCCGAGCCCGGCAGCTTCGGATCGCGCGGCTCCTCGGCGCCGCCGGCGAGCAGCACCGCGTCATGGTCGGCGATCAGCGTGTCGACCGGAAGCGTATGGCCGACATCGACGCCGTAGTGGAAGGTGACGCCCTCGGCCTCTATCTGCGCCACGCGGCGGTCGATGAGATGCTTTTCCATCTTGAAGTCGGGGATGCCGTAGCGCAGCAGGCCGCCCGCCTTCGGCTCGCGCTCGAAGACATGAACGTCGTGGCCGGCGCGCGCCAGCTGCTGTGCCGCCGCGAGGCCGGCCGGGCCGGAGCCGACGACCGCGACCTTGCGGCCGGTGCGCGATGCCGGGATTTCCGGCTTGATCCAGCCGTTCTCGAAGCTCTTGTCGGCGATCGCCTGCTCGACCGACTTGATGGCGACCGGCACGTTCTCGAGATTGAGCGTGCAAGCCTCCTCGCACGGCGCCGGGCAGACGCGGCCGGTGAATTCCGGGAAGTTGTTGGTCGAGTGCAGGTTGCGCGAGGCCTCCTGCCAGTCGCCCGAATAGACGAGGTCGTTCCAGTCCGGAATCTGGTTATGGACCGGGCAGCCCGTATCGCCGTGGCAATAGGGAATGCCGCAATCCATGCAGCGCGCCGCCTGGCGCGACACTTCGTGATCGCTGAGGCGGAGCGTGAACTCGCGGAAATGCCGGATCCTGTCGGAGGCCGGCTGGTACTTCTGGTCCTGGCGGTCGATCTCCAGGAAGCCCGTTACCTTACCCATTCCCCACCCCTCACTCGGCCGCCACGCCGTAGCGGGCACGTTCCATTTCGATCAGCGCACGCCGGTACTCGACCGGCATCACCTTCCGGAATTTCGGGCGATAGTCCGCCCAGTTGTCGAGGATCGTCTTCGCGCGCTCCGACCCGGTATAGTGCAGGTGCTGCGAGATCAGCCGGTGCAGACGCTCGTCGTCGAACCGGTTCATGTCGGAGATGTCGATCCGGCCCTTGTGCTCGATGTCGCCGCCATGGTGATGCAGCTTCTCGAGCAGGTCGTCCTCTTCCTGGACGGGCTGGATCTCGACCATCGACAGGTTGCAGCGCGAGGAGAAGCTGCCGTCCTCGTCGAGCACATAGGCGATGCCGCCGGACATGCCGGCCGCGAAGTTGCGCCCGGTCTGGCCGATGACGACCACCACGCCGCCGGTCATGTATTCGCAGCCGTGATCGCCGCAGCCCTCGACCACCGCGATGGCGCCCGAGTTGCGCACGGAGAAGCGCTCGCCGGCGACGCCGCGGAAATAGGCCTCGCCGTCGGTGGCGCCGTAGAGCACCGTGTTGCCGACGATGATCGACTGTTCCGGCACGACGCGGCTCTCCGGTGCCGGGCGCACGACGATGCGTCCTCCGGAGAGGCCCTTGCCGACATAGTCGTTGCCTTCGCCGACGAGGTCGATCGAGACGCCGCGCGCGAGGAAGGCGCCGAAGCTCTGGCCGGCGGTGCCGGTCAGCGTCACGGCGATGGTGCCGTCCGGCAGGCCGTCGCCGCCATAGCGCTTCGCCACCTCGCCGGAGAGCATCGCGCCCGCCGAACGGTCGGTGTTCTTGATCAGCGCGCTGATCTTGACGGGCGTGCCGCTTTCGAGCGCCGGCATCGCCTCGGCGATGAGGCGGCGGTCGAGCACGGCGTCGATCGGATGCTTCTGTCGCTCGGTATGGCGGATCGCATCGCGCGGCGCGTCGGGCTTGAAGAACAGCTTGGTGAAGTCGACGCCCTCGGCCTTCCAGTGGGCGATCGCCTTCTTCTTTTCCAGCCGGTCCGACTGGCCGATGATTTCCTCCAGGCTGCGCGCGCCCATCGAGGCGAGCAGCTGGCGGACTTCCTCGGCGACGAAGAAGAAGAAGTTGATCACGTCCTCGGGCGTGCCCTTGAAGCGCTTCCTGAGCACCGGGTCCTGCGTCGCGATGCCGACGGGGCAGGTGTTGAGGTGGCACTTCCTCATCATCACGCAGCCGGCCGCGATCAGCGGCGCCGTCGAGAAGGCGAACTCGTCCGCGCCGAGCAGCGCGCCGATCACGACGTCGCGTCCCGTGCGGAAGCCGCCGTCGACCTGCAGGGCGACGCGCGATCTCAGCCCGTTCAGCACCAGAGTCTGCTGCGTCTCGGCGAGGCCGATCTCCCACGGGCTGCCGGCATGCTTCAGCGAGGTCAGCGGCGAAGCGCCGGTGCCACCCTCGAAGCCCGACACGGTGATGTGGTCGGCGCGCGCCTTGGCGACGCCGGCGGCGACCGTGCCGACACCGACCTCGGAGACGAGCTTCACCGACACGTCAGCCGCGGGGTTGACGTTCTTCAGATCGAAGATGAGCTGCGCCAGATCCTCGATCGAATAGATGTCGTGATGCGGCGGCGGCGAGATGAGGCCGACGCCCGGCGTCGAGTGGCGGACCTTGGCGATGGTCGCGTCCACCTTGTGGCCGGGCAGCTGGCCGCCTTCGCCGGGCTTGGCGCCCTGCGCGACCTTGATCTGCATCACGTCGGAATTGACGAGATACTCGGTGGTCACGCCGAAGCGTCCCGAGGCGACCTGCTTGATCGCCGAGCGCATGGTGTCGCCGTTGGGGAGCGGAAGGAAGCGCTCCGCCTCCTCGCCGCCCTCGCCGGTGTTCGACTTGCCGCCGATCCGGTTCATGGCGATGGCGAGCGTCGTATGCGCCTCGCGCGAGATCGAGCCGAACGACATGGCGCCGGTGACGAAGCGCTTGACGATCTCCGAGGCCGGCTCGACCTCGTCGAGCGGCACGGGCGCCAGCCCGACCTCGTCGGCGAGGCGGATCTCGAACAGGCCGCGGATGGTGAGCAGCGCCTTGGCCTGCTCGTTCATCTCGCGGGCATAGTCCTCATAGCGCGACCAGGAGCCGACGCGCACCGCATGCTGCAGGTTCGCGACCGAATCCGGCGTCCAGGCATGGCGCTCGCCGCGCTTGCGGAAGTTGTATTCGCCGCCGATGTCGAGCGTCGACTTCAGGATCGCCACATTGCCGAACGCCTCGGCATGCCGGCGAACCGTCTCCTCCGCGATCTCGCGCAGCCCGACACCCTCGATCGTGGTGGCGGTGCCGAAGAAATAGCGGTCGACGAAGGCGGTCGAGAGGCCGACCGCGTCGAAGATCTGCGCGCCGCAATAGGACTGGTAGGTCGAGATGCCCATCTTGGACATGACCTTCAGGATGCCCTTGTCGATCGACTTGACGTAGCGGTGGACGAGTTCCTCCGCGTCGACTTCCTCGGGGAAGTCCTTCTTCATGTCGGTCAGCGTCTCGAAGGCGAGATAGGGGTTGATCGCCTCGGCGCCATAGCCGGCCAGCACGCAGAAGTGATGCACCTCGCGTGCCTCGCCCGTCTCCACGACGAGACCGACCGAGGTGCGCAGGCCCTTGCGGATCAGATGATGGTGCACGCCGGCGGTGGCGAGCAGAGCCGGGATCGGGATGCGCTCCGGCCCCACCATGCGATCCGAGAGGATGATGATGTTGTAGCCGCCATGCACGGCCGCCTCGGCGCGCTCGCAGAGCCGCTCGAGCGCGTCGGCCATGCCCTCGGCGCCCTTGTCGGCCGCATAGGTGATGTCGAGCGTCTTCGACTGGAACGGGTTGTCGTCCAGCTCGCCGATGGCGCGGATCTTCTCGAGGTCGCCGTTCTCCAGGATCGGCTGACGGACCTCGAGCCGCTTGCGGCGGCCGGCGCCCGACAGGTCAAAGAGGTTCGGCCGCGGCCCGATGAACGAGACGAGGCTCATCACGAGCTCCTCGCGGATCGGGTCGATCGGCGGGTTGGTGACCTGCGCGAAGTTCTGCTTGAAATAGGTGTAGAGCAGCTTCGACTTGTCCGAGAGCACGGAGATCGGGGTGTCCGTGCCCATGGAGCCGACCGCCTCCTGCCCGGTGGTCGCCATAGGCGCCATCAGGAGCTTGAGGTCCTCGGTCGTGTAGCCGAAGGCCTGCTGGCGGTCGAGCAGGCTCACATCCGTGCGCGGGGCGCGCGGAGGCACGGGCGGCAGGTCTTCCAGCACGATCTGCGTGCGCTCGAGCCAGGCCTGGTAGGGCAGCTTGGTCGCGAGCTGATGCTTGATTTCCTCGTCGGAGACGATGCGGCCCTGCTCGAGGTCGATGAGCAGCATCTTGCCCGGCTGGAGGCGCCACTTGGTGACGATCTTCTCCTCCGGAATCGGCAGCACGCCGGCTTCCGAGGCCAGCACGACATCGCCGTCCTCGGTCACGAGATAGCGCGCGGGCCGCAGGCCGTTGCGATCGAGCGTCGCGCCGATCTGGCGGCCGTCGGTGAAGGCGACCGCCGCCGGCCCGTCCCAGGGCTCCATCAGCGCCGCATGATATTCGTAGAAGGCGCGCCGCTCCTCGTCCATCAGCGGGTTGCCCGCCCAGGCCTCGGGAATGAGCATCATCGCGGCATGCGGCAGCGAATAGCCGCCCTGCACGAGGAACTCGAGCGCGTTGTCGAAGCAGGCGGTGTCCGACTGCCCTTCATAGGAGATCGGCCACAGCTTCGAGATGTCGTTGCCGTAGAGCTCGGAATCGACCGAGGCCTGCCGCGCCGCCATCCAATTGACGTTGCCGCGGACGGTGTTGATCTCGCCGTTATGCGCCACCATCCGGTAGGGATGGGCGAGGCGCCAGGACGGGAAGGTGTTGGTCGAGAAGCGCTGGTGCACGAGCGCGAGCGCGCTCTCGAAGCGCTCGTCGTGGAAGTCGCGGTAGTAGTCGCCGAGCTGGTAGGCGAGGAACATGCCCTTGTAGACGATGGTCCGCGCCGACAGCGACACGACATAGAAGTCGTTGTCGAGGCCGGAATAGGCGGAATAGATCCGGTTCGAGATCACCTTGCGAATGATGAACAGCCGCCGCTCGAACTCCGCTTCGCTCTCGATGAGCTTGCCGCGGCCGATGAACACCTGGCGGTGGAACGGCTCCGTGGCGGCGATGTCGGGCGCCCTCGACAGGGAGGAGTTGTCGACGGGCACGTCGCGCCAGCCGAGCAGAACCTGCCCCTCTTCCTGCACGACCTCCTCGACGAGCTTCTCCATGCCGGCGCGGATTTCAGCGTCCTGCGGCAGGAAGAGGAAGCCGACGGCGTAGGTGCCCGGCGCGCCGAGCTCGAAGCCGAGCCGCGCCGCCTCTTCCGAGAAGAAGCGATGCGGGATCTGCACGAGCATGCCGGCGCCGTCGCCCATCAGGGGGTCGGCACCGACCGCGCCGCGATGGGTGAGGTTCTGCACGATCTCGAGGCCGCTCTTGACGATGCGGTGCGACTTCTCGTTGCGCAGGTTGGCGATGAAGCCGACGCCGCAGGCATCGTGCTCGTTGCGCGGATCATAGAGACCCTGCGCCGGGAAGCCTTGCCTCTCGATGCCGGCAGCCGCGCGAGCGGCGGCGTCTTTGGTCGTGCGGGTGGTGCCCGCAGCCGCCAGTCGCATTTCCGTCTCGCTCTTCGCCATCGGCATCTCGATGCCCTCGCTCTTTATGTCGTGAACCCGCCGACGCCGCGGCCCAGGCCGCCCGCCGGTCATTCCCCCACTGCCGAAACCGCGCCGCAACGCCTGCGGCGGAGCCCGGACCATCAGAAGCAAGTTCCGTTCCCGAAGCTTGCATGGCGAGAGGCGCGACGCCACGCCGCGTCCTGTCGCACGCCCGAAATGGGACAGTAATCCTGTCCTATTAAAAGCGCGCCAAAATGCCAGAGATCGTCCGGCTGCGCAAGCACCCTGGACGGCTTCCATTATGTTTGTTTCGGCGGCGGCGAGGCAATCGAACTTTCCGGTCGGCGGCGGCGGTCCGGCACGCAGTTTTATTGCGCCGCGGCGATTTCTGCGGCGCCGAGGCTTGCCTCGGGGCGATTCGCGTCGGATAGCTCGGACCATGATCTTTTCGAGCGACAACTGGACCGGTGCCTCGAGCCGCGTGGCCGAGGCGCTTCTCGTGGCGGCCGGCGGGCATGCGCCGGCCTACGGCGCCGACCCGGTGACGCAGGAGGTGACGGCTGCGCTGTCGCGCTTCTTCGAGCGCGAGGTTGCCGCCTTCTTCGTCGCGACCGGCACGGCGGCCAATGCGCTGGCGCTCGCCCATGTCTCGCGGCCGGGCGGCGTCGTCTTCTGCCACAGCCATGCGCATATCGCCGCCGACGAGGCCGGCGCGCCGGAATTCCTGACGGGCGGGGCTCGCCTCGCCGGCATCGAGGGGCCCGGCGGCAAGCTCGTGCCCGAGGCGCTCGGCGCGGCGATCGCCCGATATCCGGCCGAATTCGTCTTCCACGGCCAGCCCATGGCGGTCTCGATCAGCCAGCTCACGGAGGCCGGAACCGCCTATGCGCCCGAGGAGATCGCGGCGCTCGCCGCCGTCGCGCTCGAGGCCGGCCTGCCGCTGCACATGGATGGGGCGCGCTTCGCCAATGCCGTCGCCGGGCTCGGCTGCCGGCCTGCGGACGTCACCTGGCGCGCCGGCGTCGACATGCTGTCGCTCGGCGCGACCAAGAACGGCTGCTTCGCCGCCGAGGCGGTTGTGTTCTTCGATCCCGAAAAGGCGAACGGCTTCGAGTTCCAGCGCAAGCGCGCCGGCCATGTCTTCTCGAAGGGCCGTTTCGTGGCGGCGCAGTTCGCCGCCTGGCTCGCCGACGATCACTGGCTGGATCTCGCGCGCCATGCCAATGCGGCGGCACGCGCGCTCGCCGACGGGATCGAGCGATCCCAGTCGGCGCGGCTGGCGCTGCGGCCGGCCGGCAACGAGGTCTTCGCCTGTCTTTCCGTGGAAACGCATCGCCGCCTGCAATCGGCGGGCGCGCGCTACTACGACTGGCCGGCCCCGGCCCTCGGCGTCGCCGAACCCGACGCGGGCGAGGTCCTGGTGCGGCTCGTCACCTCGTTCCGCACCGAGGATGCCGAGATCGAGCAGTTCCTCGGCCTTCTCGACTGACGGCACAAAAAAAGACGCCCCGCGCGAGGCGGGGCGTCCGGTCATCCGAGACTCGATCGATCGGGAAAACCGATCAGGCGGCCTGCTGCTCGATCGTGTTCTCGATCGTCTTGGCGTTCGCATTGGCGCCGACGATGGCGATCTGCCGGGGCTTCATCGCCTCCGGAATCTCGCGGACGAGATCGATATGGAGCAGCCCGTTCTCGAGGCTCGCGCCCTTTACCTCCACATGGTCGGCGAGCTGGAAGCGGCGCTCGAAGCTGCGGCCGGCGATGCCGCGATAGAGCACCTCTCCGTCACGGCTCTCCTCGACCTTCTTCTCTCCCTTCACGATCAGCGCGTTCTGGCGCGACTCGATCGAAAGCTCATTCTGGCCGAAGCCGGCCACGGCGAGCGTGATGCGATAGGCGTTCTCGCCGGTCCGCTCGATATTGTAGGGCGGATAGGCGGGCGCGCTGTCGACGCCGGCGGCCTGGTCGAGCAGCGAGAAGAGACGGTCGAAACCGACGGTGGAACGATAGAGGGGGGTGAGATCGAACGTGCGCATGACAAGTCCTCCTTGAGAGCGACAGGATGTTTCGGCTCGCCTTCGCATCGATCCGCCCTTTGAGGCCCGGATCGCGCCGCGGTGGCCGGCGGGCCCGATCTGGCGCCCGCATGCTCGATATGGTGAGGGGTTTTCGGCCTTCAAGAGGGGGCGGCGAAGGCTGAACGGGGGATGAACACCGCCTTCGGACAGGGTTCAGCCGGGGGCTCCTAAGGTGGCGACATTCCGGCGGCGATCCAGCCCGCCGGGCCTCTCCTGGAGACCCCGGTCATGCTCAAGACCCTTCTCGCCTCGTCGCTTCTCGTCGGCGCCCTGACGCTGCCCGCGCTCGCCGACAGCTATGACTACCGCCCGGTCGGCGGCTCCCGCTTCGGCTATCAGGAGACCGGCGGCCCCGGCTGGGAC
Encoded here:
- a CDS encoding Hsp20 family protein, producing the protein MRTFDLTPLYRSTVGFDRLFSLLDQAAGVDSAPAYPPYNIERTGENAYRITLAVAGFGQNELSIESRQNALIVKGEKKVEESRDGEVLYRGIAGRSFERRFQLADHVEVKGASLENGLLHIDLVREIPEAMKPRQIAIVGANANAKTIENTIEQQAA
- the gltB gene encoding glutamate synthase large subunit, producing the protein MRLAAAGTTRTTKDAAARAAAGIERQGFPAQGLYDPRNEHDACGVGFIANLRNEKSHRIVKSGLEIVQNLTHRGAVGADPLMGDGAGMLVQIPHRFFSEEAARLGFELGAPGTYAVGFLFLPQDAEIRAGMEKLVEEVVQEEGQVLLGWRDVPVDNSSLSRAPDIAATEPFHRQVFIGRGKLIESEAEFERRLFIIRKVISNRIYSAYSGLDNDFYVVSLSARTIVYKGMFLAYQLGDYYRDFHDERFESALALVHQRFSTNTFPSWRLAHPYRMVAHNGEINTVRGNVNWMAARQASVDSELYGNDISKLWPISYEGQSDTACFDNALEFLVQGGYSLPHAAMMLIPEAWAGNPLMDEERRAFYEYHAALMEPWDGPAAVAFTDGRQIGATLDRNGLRPARYLVTEDGDVVLASEAGVLPIPEEKIVTKWRLQPGKMLLIDLEQGRIVSDEEIKHQLATKLPYQAWLERTQIVLEDLPPVPPRAPRTDVSLLDRQQAFGYTTEDLKLLMAPMATTGQEAVGSMGTDTPISVLSDKSKLLYTYFKQNFAQVTNPPIDPIREELVMSLVSFIGPRPNLFDLSGAGRRKRLEVRQPILENGDLEKIRAIGELDDNPFQSKTLDITYAADKGAEGMADALERLCERAEAAVHGGYNIIILSDRMVGPERIPIPALLATAGVHHHLIRKGLRTSVGLVVETGEAREVHHFCVLAGYGAEAINPYLAFETLTDMKKDFPEEVDAEELVHRYVKSIDKGILKVMSKMGISTYQSYCGAQIFDAVGLSTAFVDRYFFGTATTIEGVGLREIAEETVRRHAEAFGNVAILKSTLDIGGEYNFRKRGERHAWTPDSVANLQHAVRVGSWSRYEDYAREMNEQAKALLTIRGLFEIRLADEVGLAPVPLDEVEPASEIVKRFVTGAMSFGSISREAHTTLAIAMNRIGGKSNTGEGGEEAERFLPLPNGDTMRSAIKQVASGRFGVTTEYLVNSDVMQIKVAQGAKPGEGGQLPGHKVDATIAKVRHSTPGVGLISPPPHHDIYSIEDLAQLIFDLKNVNPAADVSVKLVSEVGVGTVAAGVAKARADHITVSGFEGGTGASPLTSLKHAGSPWEIGLAETQQTLVLNGLRSRVALQVDGGFRTGRDVVIGALLGADEFAFSTAPLIAAGCVMMRKCHLNTCPVGIATQDPVLRKRFKGTPEDVINFFFFVAEEVRQLLASMGARSLEEIIGQSDRLEKKKAIAHWKAEGVDFTKLFFKPDAPRDAIRHTERQKHPIDAVLDRRLIAEAMPALESGTPVKISALIKNTDRSAGAMLSGEVAKRYGGDGLPDGTIAVTLTGTAGQSFGAFLARGVSIDLVGEGNDYVGKGLSGGRIVVRPAPESRVVPEQSIIVGNTVLYGATDGEAYFRGVAGERFSVRNSGAIAVVEGCGDHGCEYMTGGVVVVIGQTGRNFAAGMSGGIAYVLDEDGSFSSRCNLSMVEIQPVQEEDDLLEKLHHHGGDIEHKGRIDISDMNRFDDERLHRLISQHLHYTGSERAKTILDNWADYRPKFRKVMPVEYRRALIEMERARYGVAAE
- a CDS encoding glutamate synthase subunit beta → MGKVTGFLEIDRQDQKYQPASDRIRHFREFTLRLSDHEVSRQAARCMDCGIPYCHGDTGCPVHNQIPDWNDLVYSGDWQEASRNLHSTNNFPEFTGRVCPAPCEEACTLNLENVPVAIKSVEQAIADKSFENGWIKPEIPASRTGRKVAVVGSGPAGLAAAQQLARAGHDVHVFEREPKAGGLLRYGIPDFKMEKHLIDRRVAQIEAEGVTFHYGVDVGHTLPVDTLIADHDAVLLAGGAEEPRDPKLPGSELEGVHYAMPFLVQQNRRVGREDVGTEEPIIATGRRVVVVGGGDTASDCVGTSFRQGALAVTQLDIRPMPPLREEKLTVWPYWPTKFRTSSSQAEGAEREFACATLRVVGKNGKVTGVECARVDEKRRPIEGTEFIIRADLVFLAIGFAGPKKQGLIAELGPELDRRGNVQADTDRYRTSVDKVYAAGDMRRGQSLVVWAIREGRQAAHAIDRDLMGATSLPW
- a CDS encoding threonine aldolase family protein codes for the protein MIFSSDNWTGASSRVAEALLVAAGGHAPAYGADPVTQEVTAALSRFFEREVAAFFVATGTAANALALAHVSRPGGVVFCHSHAHIAADEAGAPEFLTGGARLAGIEGPGGKLVPEALGAAIARYPAEFVFHGQPMAVSISQLTEAGTAYAPEEIAALAAVALEAGLPLHMDGARFANAVAGLGCRPADVTWRAGVDMLSLGATKNGCFAAEAVVFFDPEKANGFEFQRKRAGHVFSKGRFVAAQFAAWLADDHWLDLARHANAAARALADGIERSQSARLALRPAGNEVFACLSVETHRRLQSAGARYYDWPAPALGVAEPDAGEVLVRLVTSFRTEDAEIEQFLGLLD